A region from the Lycium barbarum isolate Lr01 chromosome 8, ASM1917538v2, whole genome shotgun sequence genome encodes:
- the LOC132607412 gene encoding transcription initiation factor IIB-2-like produces MGDSYCLDCKRNTEVVVDHAAGDTVCSECGLVLEARSIDETSEWRTFADESGDHDPNRVGGPVNPLLGDVGLSTVISKGPNGSNGDGSLARLQNRGGDPERALVMAFKAIANMADRLSLVSTIKDRASEIYKRLEDQKCTRGRNLEALVAACIYIACRQEGKARTVKEICSIANGPTKKDIGRAKEFIVKQLKVEMGESMEMGTIHAGDYLRRFCSNIGMNHEEIKAVQETVKKSEEFDIRRSPISIAAAIIYMLTQLTDAKKPLRDISIATTVAEGTIKNAYKDLYPHASKIIPEWYLKDKDIKSLCSPKA; encoded by the exons ATGGGCGATTCATACTGTTTGGACTGCAAGCGTAACACGGAGGTAGTAGTTGACCATGCGGCGGGCGATACGGTATGTTCGGAGTGTGGACTGGTATTGGAAGCTCGGTCAATTGATGAGACATCTGAATGGCGTACATTTGCTGATGAATCGGGTGATCATGACCCTAACCGTGTTGGTGGACCCGTTAACCCCTTACTTGGTGATGTGGGTCTTAGTACTGTTATTTCTAAAGGGCCTAATGGGAGTAATGGAGATGGTTCTTTAGCTAGGTTGCAGAATAGAGGTGGTGATCCTGAACGTGCACTTGTTATGGCTTTTAAAGCTATTGCTAATATGGCTGATAG GTTGAGCCTTGTTTCTACCATAAAG GACCGAGCAAGTGAGATATACAAAAGGTTGGAAGACCAGAAGTGTACGAGAGGAAGGAATCTGGAGGCCTTGGTGGCTGCTTGTATTTACATTGCGTGTCGGCAAGAAGGCAAAGCACGTACTGTAAAAG AAATATGCTCAATCGCCAATGGACCTACAAAGAAGGATATTGGCCGAGCAAAAGAATTCATTGTGAAACAACTGAAGGTTGAAATGGGAGAATCAATGGAGATGGGGACTATACATGCTGGAGACTATCTG AGACGTTTCTGTTCTAACATTGGTATGAACCATGAAGAGATTAAGGCTGTCCAAGAAACGGTCAAGAAGTCAGAAGAGTTTGATATAAG GAGGAGTCCTATATCAATTGCTGCAGCAATAATATACATGCTAACACAGCTTACGGATGCAAAGAAACCACTGCGAG ATATCTCAATTGCAACCACAGTTGCAGAAGGGACTATCAAGAATGCATACAAGGATCTCTATCCCCATGCTTCCAAAATAATACCTGAATGGTATCTCAAGGATAAGGACATTAAGAGCCTGTGCAGTCCCAAGGCTTAG